The following proteins are co-located in the Styela clava chromosome 15, kaStyClav1.hap1.2, whole genome shotgun sequence genome:
- the LOC120334659 gene encoding small ribosomal subunit protein mS27-like — translation MAAHCLKTLLRTCMKRQTTVSFGLSCIRIPKRNFLSTTYGNTKHWKKFNDIDGDLLRDMSSTCLFIDRCSERNYPFTSLTMDKMVRTIEDREDIDTSMYYLYKFRHSDACYFLRPWTMHIWFSKCIEHDAKDLALKALDETAHYGLFPDDVAFNMFLWDCLKNESHEMAFKVASHMFLLERLDSKLSQSLCLMTILKRLKITKDSAEAVTLPEFQSLAEKRNFGGICLRLGQLMDIRNIEMLGFGIVGAIEKENSIRSVYQNPWAPLSWEKGYFERGLRLMGSEGTPVPRDVINILLEVVKDTEELINLLNDKISTLESEKLISEDNFLDKLNENLASLIPEAEKDEQVAYENTIAKWVDEYKELCDIEKQIDVENTIEREKYFKSKKISETAKRMAIEQLGYWELLKSDDDNKDIPPHLRDDFVKGSTSDVQIERRRDTDEIYFYPIQSVAEQ, via the coding sequence ATGGCTGCCCACTGCTTGAAAACTCTGCTGAGGACATGTATGAAGCGTCAAACAACAGTATCATTTGGATTAAGTTGTATTAGAATTCCAAAGAGGAATTTTTTATCAACTACTTATGGAAATacaaaacattggaaaaaatttaATGACATCGATGGTGATTTATTACGGGATATGTCTTCGACATGTCTTTTTATTGATCGCTGTTCAGAACGAAATTATCCATTCACATCATTAACGATGGATAAAATGGTGCGAACAATCGAAGATCGCGAAGACATAGACACTTCCATGTACTATTTATACAAATTTAGACACTCAGATGCATGCTATTTTTTGCGTCCTTGGACAATGCATATTTGGTTTAGCAAATGTATTGAGCACGATGCAAAAGACTTAGCATTAAAAGCACTTGATGAAACTGCACATTATGGACTATTTCCTGATGATGTTGCtttcaacatgtttttatgGGATTGCTTAAAAAATGAAAGTCATGAAATGGCTTTTAAAGTGGCTTCGCACATGTTTCTTTTGGAAAGATTAGACTCAAAATTGTCCCAGTCACTTTGTTTGATGACAATTCTTAAAAGACTAAAAATAACGAAAGATAGTGCTGAAGCAGTCACACTGCCAGAGTTTCAATCTTTAgcagaaaaaagaaattttggtggGATATGTTTAAGATTGGGGCAGCTAATGGATATAAGAAATATCGAAATGCTTGGATTTGGTATTGTCGGTGCGATCGAAAAAGAAAACAGTATTCGTAGTGTTTATCAGAATCCATGGGCACCATTATCATGGGAAAAGGGCTATTTCGAGAGAGGACTTCGGCTTATGGGGTCAGAAGGTACCCCTGTACCacgtgacgtcataaatatatTGCTCGAAGTTGTGAAAGATACTGaagaattaattaatttattgaatGACAAAATTTCAACTCTTGAATCTGAGAAACTGATTTCGGAGGATAATTTCTTggataaattgaatgaaaatttggCATCACTCATACCTGAAGCAGAAAAAGATGAACAGGTCGCATATGAAAACACAATAGCAAAATGGGTTGATGAATACAAAGAACTATGCGATATTGAAAAACAGATTGATGTTGAAAACACCATAGAAcgagaaaaatatttcaaaagtaaGAAGATTAGTGAGACAGCAAAGCGAATGGCAATTGAGCAACTTGGCTATTGGGAATTATTAAAGAGTGACGATGATAACAAAGACATACCTCCACATTTACGAGATGATTTTGTAAAAGGGTCAACATCAGATGTACAGATCGAAAGGCGGAGAGACACTGATGAAATTTATTTCTACCCTATTCAATCAGTAGCAGAGCAGTAA